The Cryptomeria japonica chromosome 2, Sugi_1.0, whole genome shotgun sequence region TTTGAAACCATAATAGCTTTTAAATATGATCCAGCTACTAGTGTAATTTAAAATAAATCATCcaaattaatcaaatcaaaattcTATCATCTATTAATATAATttcaaataaatgtttaatttcaaataaatcttcatttaaacaaatcaaaacttaaatTATAGTATTTGAATCAAATGAACAGATTCAGATACTTGCCATCAACAGTGAAATATCATTCCCAGATTGTGGACCAGTTGCAATGTGTTTCATTTCTTGTATTGACTTTCCTTCCAATGACAATTCCCACTTCACCAGACAATTAATACTCAATTAAATTATGTGAATAAGAAGAGTCAACTAGAATAACAAGAAATATATAAATGACAAGGAAAAGTGTGTGCACAAAGTAGACATATAACCTTAGATCTCATTCGTTCATCTCTAAGAAAACCAAATAATCTTTGTCGAGAGACAGGAAGCCACAGTGAAGTTCCAGCAAATATTACTAACCTGTTATGTTCTTTGCTAAATCTCCTGATCATTCTAACACGACAATCGTATTGTATCAGAGTTGAATGGAACTCTGATGCTTTTATGTCTTGACAAAGGCAAGTATTCATTCTTGTAGCCAATCTTACTATGGCTCTCCCTTGATCTGCACAAGGCTATTCATTAATTTTCTTTACcattgaagaaaaataaataacTCGAAAAGTTGGGAGGTTGCTTTTGCTCTTTTATAATGGACATTCACCCCAAGTTCAGTAGAATCGAGAGTCGCCAATTGCTGACATTTTCCGTAAAGTAGAGCCACCCATCGCTGTGCGTCCAAGACCTTATGAAGGGGCTCACTGTTATCCACCCATGTTGCCTATAACCACACAAGAGTACAAGCAGATTGCCTTTGTAGTTAAATATATCTAAATAAAGGTTAAAAAAATTTAAGGTTGGCAAAAATGTAGCCACCAATATAGAAATTTCGTACTCCTGTACTTTTATCTGAAGATAGATAGTAAACTTTTTAACAATCTTCTGCACCCACAAGTACCCTAAAGTATGGAAAGGAGGGATATATgaaggaaaataaagaaagaagGTAGCATAGCCATGTTAGATTCACTGTGCAAACCTTGGACTGTCCGTTTGGAAGTTGTTGAATAATACGACCTGATATACATGTGGAAAGGCTGGTGGATTTATGGTGCGAGAAATCTACAACAGACCATTCTATCTCACTTAGCTGATGGCAATAGCGAAAGAAACCAATCTCTCGGACACAACCCAACGGTGAAGGAACTTGTAGCTTTGCATGCATCTGCTaattaaaccaaaaccaaaaaaaaaattaaaaaaaccatctTCTGACATCTCTTGCTTTTAATAAGCTCATCAAACCCAATTCTACATAGCCCCAAATACATACCAGCTGAGGTAATCCGTTTTTGTCAGGTGGTGAAAGCCCTGGCGATAAGATATGGAGGGTCTTGGCTGTTGTTACGATACAGGGAAACATCTCCATCCATTTGTTCTGCTCAGACAGTAGaaacttttataattattattattttaatgaaatagGGTTTCACATATCATAGTCACATAAGTTTGATAACTAGTTTAAAACGAAACCACCATCGTAAAATGACAatgatattttataaaaaattcaataaaacCCAACCGCTTCATTTGCCCTAACCTTTTCAGCCAATTTTCCCTTTTATCCGTTGGTTTCCAATGAATCAAAATTTAAACAGTATACGAAATCATTCTAATAGATCGATCTTACATAAAAAAAAAACAGTAGTTTAAATGAATCACATAAACAACTTTAAAAACTAGTATGCTCCCTGATTTAAGCTTTTCCTCTAATCAGACTTCCACCAGAAATCGTTTTTTTCCGAATCAGGCGTCCTAATGCATTGTGCATACCACGTCCATGAAGGTTTCGACCAGTGTGATTCCGGCCATCAGAACAACAGAAGTGGCTTTTGTGTTAAGCTTCTCCTTGAGTGCCATTTGAATGACCTCTTTCACGACATTCATGGCGGCTTTTAATGCCCAGGTTTTGACTGAATCACAGAGGATGCCTATGCTGTGACTATTCTGCATAAACAATGAATCTCTATTAAGGTTTAGAATACCTAACAAAAAAAATTAGCAACTTCCATAATGAAATCCCTAATTACAATCTCACCTCCTTCTTCAACCTATTAGGGTTTAGaatatattaaaacaaaaaaaaaaaaaaatcataataaaataggaaattaCAATCCTACCTCCTCCTTCAACTTGGAATTCTCCAAAGTAAGACGCTGCACATATTCGTTAAAGGGAACTTCTCCGGACAAAACATCGCGTGTTTGACAATTAGCCTGAATTTTCTCAATCGCATCTTTGAGCCTTCGGTTTTCCCTTCTCAGAATTCCGTTCTCTGCATGAAGGTTGGTCACATGTGCAGCCTGCGACACAACAGAAATAAAGAGGCTTAACCCGTAACCATAATGTGTTGGAGTTAATCACCAACTACCAAAACTAATGCTGCCGTATTTCCTTTCTTCCTCTCGTGGTATTCTGTCTTGTCATCTGCAATCTTctgatcaaacaaaggacaaatgcCAACTTGTTTTTGATGGCAAAATCTTCCTCTCGGTGATCTAGAAACTTCAATTTTAATATGGTTTTTTTGTTTATTGTGTGACATATGATTAGAAAGACAATATATGTAGTTTTGAAATATATATGTAAAAAGTGTGTGCCCAAAAAAAGAGCTGCAGAATCAGTCAATGAAAGAGAAGAACAGGGGTTTTGTATAGCAGCAAAAGATCAATTTTGTATCGCAGCAGAAGAACAAGGGAGTCATGATATTTAAATTTTTCTGAGTCTAGAAAATGAGCAGACCTCAATAATATGAGGCATTTTGTAATCAGTTCTATGATAGAATGAAAAGAATGGATTGTTGATTTAAAATCTGTTTTCTTTTATCTGCCCTGTTTTTTTTTTGGTTCTATTTTTTGTTCCCCTGTTTCTTTCCagtagtggtatcagagctgaagGTTAAAAGTTATTAGGTGAAGTGACTGAgaaagtttttcaaagagatagAAAGGTTTTTTCACAGTCTATAATGGCAGCTCCAAGCACAAGTTTGACAAATCCACAGATCCCACAGTTTAATGGGAAAAATTATGATTACTGCGCAATCACAATGAAGGCATTATTTTGTGCACAAGATTTATGGGAGTTCATTGAAAATGGCTACCAAGAACCAGTAGATGCAACAACATATAATGCATTAACTCAAGTAGAGAAAGACTTattgaaggaaaataaaaagaaagactcAAAAGccctcttcctcatctttcatGGAGTGAATGAAAGCATTTTTCCAAGGATTCAACCAGCAACAAAGTCCAAGCAAGCATGGGACATTCTTCAAACAGCCTATCAAggaatggaaaaggtaaaaatagcTAAGTTGCAAATGTTAAGAAGGGATTTTGAGACCATCTACATGAAAGAATCAGATACAATAGAATCATTTTTCACTCAAATCATTGGATTGGTAAACCAAA contains the following coding sequences:
- the LOC131868545 gene encoding homeobox-leucine zipper protein HDG7-like, which produces MPHIIEKIADDKTEYHERKKGNTAALVLAAHVTNLHAENGILRRENRRLKDAIEKIQANCQTRDVLSGEVPFNEYVQRLTLENSKLKEENSHSIGILCDSVKTWALKAAMNVVKEVIQMALKEKLNTKATSVVLMAGITLVETFMDVNKWMEMFPCIVTTAKTLHILSPGLSPPDKNGLPQLMHAKLQVPSPLGCVREIGFFRYCHQLSEIEWSVVDFSHHKSTSLSTCISGRIIQQLPNGQSKATWVDNSEPLHKVLDAQRWVALLYGKCQQLATLDSTELGVNVHYKRAKATSQLFELFIFLQWRFSKEHNRLVIFAGTSLWLPVSRQRLFGFLRDERMRSKWELSLEGKSIQEMKHIATGPQSGNDISLLMASIQYGGLHTAAESNRCTSMSLIVYSSLDVEAVIHAMMGEYPSSTTLLPSAFRIRPQDSAVNTASSSTSGSDISRNEGSSLQIISQVVCCKSPEEPQQRLSDFVWNTAANQSCIL